In Micromonospora inyonensis, the genomic window TGACGTCGCCGCGCAACACCGCCGCGATCCCGTGTTCCCGACCGGCGGTGAGGTCCTCGAAGAGGACCGGGTCGGTCCCGATGACCGTGTCCGCCTCCCGGTCCTCCTGGTGCACCCGCAACCGTCCCCGGTCGATGGTCAGCAGCCAGTGCGTCGTCTGCGCCCCTTCGTGCAGGTCGAAGCGGACCGTCCCGGACGTCTTCTCCAGCAACGGCTCGAATCCCCGCCCGTTGAGTTCCTCGAAGAACCGCGTGATCGCGTCCGCCATCCGGTCGTTCCTCCCCGTCGTTCCCGTCCGTCCTCCGGCGGCGATCCGGCTCCGCCGCCGGAGCAGGGTCCCCGCCGGGAGGCACGGCAACCTCACCCGGATCGGGTGAGCGACGCGCCCCGGCACACGGACGCGCCGGTCCCCGTGGCGGGAACCGGCGCGCCGTGGTGCCGACCGGACCGACGTCGGCGGACGGTGGTCCGGGTCGTCCGTGGGTCGGTTCGTCCGGGTCGTCCGTAGGTCGGTTCGTCCGGGTCGTCCGTAGGGTCAGTTGTTCGGGTCGTCGGCGCTGATGTCGGCCAGCACGGACTGCGGTTCGCGCTCCACCGCGAGGTCCCCGATGGAGATCAGGCCGACCAACCGCCCGTCGTCCATCACCGGCAGCCGACGTACGGCGTACGTGCGCATCAGGTCGGCGGCGGCCACCGCGTCGTCGTACTGGCTGACCGTGACCAGGCCGGTGCTGCTGATCTCGCGCAGGGTGGTGCGGTCCGGGTCCCGCTGCGCGGCCACCCCCCGTACGGCGATGTCCCGGTCCGTGACGATGCCGACCACGTCGTCGCCG contains:
- a CDS encoding CBS domain-containing protein, with translation MTTVGEFMTTRLVTMDANDTLTAAAQEMRDSAIGDVVVTDGDDVVGIVTDRDIAVRGVAAQRDPDRTTLREISSTGLVTVSQYDDAVAAADLMRTYAVRRLPVMDDGRLVGLISIGDLAVEREPQSVLADISADDPNN
- a CDS encoding SCP2 sterol-binding domain-containing protein, with the protein product MADAITRFFEELNGRGFEPLLEKTSGTVRFDLHEGAQTTHWLLTIDRGRLRVHQEDREADTVIGTDPVLFEDLTAGREHGIAAVLRGDVTVSGDPRLMVPVERIFPGPPDSRGPQRVVAKEAS